From Piscinibacter gummiphilus:
ACCTAGACGTCCAGGCTAAAAGTGGCGGAGGCCGCTGGCTCTATTCGCAGTCCGGTTTAGCCGTCAAACTGGATCACAAAGCACATCCGCTGTATCAGGTGGCAAATCCAGAAAAACTCAACCGACTGCTCGGCGTCGACAAGTAGCTCTGCCTCCGCCAAGATGCAGCCTAACCCTTCCATCGAGAGGACATGCCCCGGCAGGCCGGGTCATGCCTCTCATGTCAAACGTTAGGCCTCATATGAACCGTCGCGTTTGCATCTTCTGTAGCGCAGATGGTCCATTCGCAACGCTGTCCCATGTCATCCCAGAATCTCTAGGAGGGCGTCACTCTCCAACAGCGAGACCTGGAACCACATGTGACCCCTGCAATCAGTACTTTGGGCAGAAGGTTGAATCAAAGGCGCTTCAGTCCTATCCGTTCACCATCTTCCGGCTCCTAAGCTCGGTTCGCTCAAAGAAGGGCCGCCTGCATTCAGAACGGATAGTTGCTGGTCAAGTTCAAGCCTCCGGACGTCCAGGCAATGTCACTCTTGCGCTCGCAGAAGACGTCGCGGCAGAGCACTTCTATCCAGCCGAAGAGTCTGGCACCTTTCGTTTGCTTGCTGAGGTCAAGGAAGCTCCAGAGGTCGCTCGCCTTCTCATCAAGATCGGGCTAGAGATGCTTGCCCAAACAGACCACGAGCTAGCGCTATCTAGTCGATTCGACAGCGCTAGATCGTTTTGTAGGCGTCCGGGAAGAGGTACCGAATGGTGGTTCGCCTTACAAACAGACCCTCAAGCGATGATTCAATCCATGAAGAGCCGCACCACGGAGTGCCAAGTAGAGGTTGGCGAAGTCCAGGGAATGCCGTATTCCACTCTTCGATTCCCCGGTCTTCGAACCCTTGTCCCACTTGAACCTGCTGCACATCCCAGTGAGTGGCCTGAGAATGACCCAAATCTAAGAATCATCAAGGCCAGCTACTAAGCGTATGAGGCCTAACCCTTCCATCGAGAGGACCTGCCCCGGCAAGCCGGGTCAGGCCTCTCATGTCAAACGTTAGACATCGAGGTTCTATGCAACAAATAAATCCCTACCAACCTAGCCCAGCCTCAGTGGAAGAAGGTCGCGCCCCTGCGGACTCAGGTGATTCAGCGGGAGAGCTCGTCTACGCCGGGTTTTGGCGCCGCTTTGGGGCCTACTGGATCGATGTCGCAATCTTCCTGCCACTAACAGGCATCACCTATTACCTTGGTGAAACCAGTCGCCTGTTTTTTGCCTATTGGTTCGTCCCTGGTCTTGTGATCGGCCTGTTCTTCCACGTCTACCTTGTTAAGCGATTCGGCGGAACCCCAGGAAAACTGATTCTCAAGACCAGGATCGCGCTGACAAACGGCGCCCCGGTCAGTACCAAGGCAGCCCTGCTGCGTTACTCCGTTCTCTTTCTGCTGTCCGTCTTTTCTTCATGGGCACTAGTGACTGGCGCACTAGCCATGACAGATGAGCACTACTTTTCACTGAGCTACATGGCCAAGATGGAGGCTATCGTCTCCCGAGCCCCCGCTTGGTACAACGTCGTAGTCGTCTTGACTCAAGTTTGGGTATGGAGCGAATTCATTTCAATGCTGCTCAACAAGCGGCGCCGAGCGATTCACGACTACATAGCAGGCACGGTAGTGGTCCGTGCTTAGCGCGCGATGTCTAACCCTTCCATCGAGAGGACGTCACAAGGGCTACGCCCTTGCGCCGCCTCTCATGTCAAACGTTAGGCGCCTGAAAGCGAGATCCGCGCTAGGCTTTCGGAGAGCATCGCCACTGATGCCGTATCTGCGATCCACCCAATATCAATACCAAAGGGAGCTCCAATGAATCGTCTAGCCAAAGCACTGATCTTGTTCGTCATCGTCTTTCACATGCTGGCTTTCGTCATTGAGGCCTTCCTATGGATGCGCCCCGCAATCTATGAGTTCTCCCTTTCGCGCTTCCAAACCGTGGTGCCACTTGGTCTTCACGACCAGGCATTGCTATTGAAGCCACTCTTCATAAACCAAGGCTTCTACAACCTGTTCCTCGCCATTGCAGGAGTTGCCGGCCTCATCCTCGTCACCAGAGGGAAGAAGGAAGCTGGCCACGCGCTTGTCGGGTACATGTGCGCGTCAGCGGTAGGCGCAGGCGTTGTTCTGGCGTTCACGAGCATCGCCTACATCGGCGCTCTACTGCAGGCGCTACCTGCCGCCGTCGCGCTCGCCGCAATGCTTCGCGCCTCCCCATCGCCGGCCCTGGCAAATGCAGGCGCCTAACCCTTCCATCGAGAGGACTCGCCCCGGCAAGCCGTGGCGAGCCTCTCATGTCAAACGTTAGGCCGCATATGTTGCCGTCCACCTCGTTTCGCCCGCTCGATCCCGAGACGGATTGGGCGTTCTTCGATCCAGGCTTTCACGTTCCGCAAGAAATACAAGCCGAGGTTCAGGCGCTCACGGAGGCAGGGTCGGCAGAACTCTGGACCGAGCATGTCTCAGCCAACCCGAATGAGCGGCACCCAATGCTGCTTCCTGGCTCCCATTGGCTAAAGCCGAAGCTGCAAGGCCCAAACTGGATGCCAGAATTCAATGGAAAACAAAGTGAGGCCGCGGTAGGCACGTTTCTGCAGGAGGTCTTCGAACTTGGCATGCAGGAACTCATCCTCTTCATTGCAATGCGGGAGCGTAGCTATTCAGTTCCCTTCGGCGTGTTCTTGCGCCATTGGCCTTCCTTCGTTGCGGGAGATGACGAAGGCTCATTCTTATTCCATCCGAGATCTGGAGCCTTTGCGTGCTTCGGCCCGAATGGCTCACTGTCGTTTGGGCGTCGGAGCGCGAATGCGGCCTAACCCTTCCATCGAGAGGACGCTACCCGGCAAGCCGGGCAGCGCCTCTCATGTCAAACGTTGGGCGTCATAGAGCCATGCCGAGCCAGTCCGTCGAAGAGATCTGTCTGCGCCTCAAAGCGAATCAAGAGACGCTTTCAGCTGTCACGTCAGGGCACAGCTACATGCCCTTGCTTCCGCTCCTCGAACATCCGTGGCATGAAGTTAAGGCTCAGCTTCACGCAAAGCTCGTGGAGGCCGGAGTTTCTACTCGCGAAGTCGAGTGCGTGTCACTAGAAAAGCTGGCTGTATTCGCGCTTTCCTCTTGGGGGTCTCACTGGCCAGAACTCGCGGTTTCCTGGCTTGAGAGTGGCCTTCCAATCAATGAGCCGCTTGCGGGGGCCCTAGAGACAATGTCGCAAGAAAAGAACCTACCTCAGGCATTTCGTCATCGAGCGTTCGCCTTAGCGAAACGGTGGCGTCGAACTCAAGAGAATCCAGAGGCGAAATGACGCCCAACCCTTCCATCGAGAGGACGTCACCCGGCAGGCCGGGCGCCGCCTCTCATGTCAAACGTTGAGCATCACGAATGGTCCTGTGCGTTCTTGGTTGCTTATGAGCCTTCGTTCAGCATCGCAAATGCAGTTCGCATGCGTGGCCGCCGAGCCTTCGGCCACCGCTCGCTGTCTGCCGCCAAAGTCGAACATCACGCTTGCCACGAACCGACACGCTCCGATGGAAGAAGGCCAGGCTTGTGCCGCTTCGGCACCTGCCCAGCCCCACCGAACGGCCAGAGGCAGTCAGTCTGTGGTTGGCGCTTCGCGCCGCTTGAACATTCAGCTGTTGGGCACTGCCAGAGGCAGCGCTGGTTCTTCTCGTCTGTCCAGGCCCGAGCTTCGCTCCGGCACACTTTCACGAGCCGCGCACCAGGGCACGTCGGTGGTTCTCGGAGGCGCGATGCTCAACCCTTCCATCGAGAGGAC
This genomic window contains:
- a CDS encoding RDD family protein, with the translated sequence MEEGRAPADSGDSAGELVYAGFWRRFGAYWIDVAIFLPLTGITYYLGETSRLFFAYWFVPGLVIGLFFHVYLVKRFGGTPGKLILKTRIALTNGAPVSTKAALLRYSVLFLLSVFSSWALVTGALAMTDEHYFSLSYMAKMEAIVSRAPAWYNVVVVLTQVWVWSEFISMLLNKRRRAIHDYIAGTVVVRA
- a CDS encoding DUF2947 family protein — encoded protein: MLPSTSFRPLDPETDWAFFDPGFHVPQEIQAEVQALTEAGSAELWTEHVSANPNERHPMLLPGSHWLKPKLQGPNWMPEFNGKQSEAAVGTFLQEVFELGMQELILFIAMRERSYSVPFGVFLRHWPSFVAGDDEGSFLFHPRSGAFACFGPNGSLSFGRRSANAA
- a CDS encoding DUF1304 family protein — encoded protein: MNRLAKALILFVIVFHMLAFVIEAFLWMRPAIYEFSLSRFQTVVPLGLHDQALLLKPLFINQGFYNLFLAIAGVAGLILVTRGKKEAGHALVGYMCASAVGAGVVLAFTSIAYIGALLQALPAAVALAAMLRASPSPALANAGA
- a CDS encoding HNH endonuclease, whose amino-acid sequence is MNRRVCIFCSADGPFATLSHVIPESLGGRHSPTARPGTTCDPCNQYFGQKVESKALQSYPFTIFRLLSSVRSKKGRLHSERIVAGQVQASGRPGNVTLALAEDVAAEHFYPAEESGTFRLLAEVKEAPEVARLLIKIGLEMLAQTDHELALSSRFDSARSFCRRPGRGTEWWFALQTDPQAMIQSMKSRTTECQVEVGEVQGMPYSTLRFPGLRTLVPLEPAAHPSEWPENDPNLRIIKASY